From Rissa tridactyla isolate bRisTri1 chromosome 10, bRisTri1.patW.cur.20221130, whole genome shotgun sequence:
GGTGCTGTTCCTGAAGGAGCCTTGTATTCACTCCCctctccaccacctcccccaAGAGACCTTTTGAAATCCTTACAGTCAAATCCTCCCGTCTCATCAAGTGTGAAGGTAAATCCCTTTAGTACTCATTGATTATAACAATGAAAATCATCTTTATGgcattctgtgtttttttcaatTAAAGTTTATCCCTTTACTTGTGTAAAATATAGATCTGGTGAATAAGGGGGGCTTTATTACAATTTGTTTGGACTGAATATAATGGTAATGCAACAGTTAGATTACTTATGGTATACATCACTTTTTTGCCAGTGAAGGACCAGTGAGGGGAAAAATTAACAATATTGCACACTGCATAGCTCAGCATGGGTAACATGCCCACAAATAGCAATTGATTTTGAAGGAATTTCTAGTATAGATTTTACACAGGACTTAACATTTCTGGTGGGATCATACAACAGGGCAATATATACCACAGACTAGTCAGAATAGCatacttcttttaattttttacataAAATGTGGTTTCTGCTCCAAACTGGGCTAGTACCAAAGTTCagtcaggttgcccagagccttgTGTAGCTGACAATTGgcagtctccagggatggaggttcCATCACCTCTCTGagcccctgttccagtgcttaaccaGCTCACTGGGGAAAGTTTTTCTCATGTTCCTAATGATTTCCATGCAGTTTCCCGTTCCTCCCTATAGCTCCGGTTCTCCAGTCTCCCTGCAGCTCTCTTGTCTTTAAAATAGTCTGGCTGGATCTGGCCTGCGGTTCTCAGATTCTTTCCCAGATCCATGTGCACGCTCTGGTCCCATCATGGTTCTGTCTTGGCCTGTtctctttggtttattttgtttgagatttttttaaagattgtgtTTTAAGACTTTAAACTCTCCCAAAAGAACATGGTTCACGAGTACCAGCCAGAAGAGAAAATGGCTACAAAGAATGCAGTAGTTTCAGAGTTTCTTGAgagggggttgttttgttttctcaaggcTGGAGCACACAAAGGTTGTGAAAGCTGCGTGATTAGGCTACAGTGGAACTGTAATAATGATTGGCATTTGGACTTGCCACACTGGAAGCAAAACATTATTGCGCAACTGATGCCAGGTGCTTCAGAAATAGATGGGAAGTTCCTACCAGAACATAAATACATTAAGAGGGACACTACTTTCTGATCCAGCTCTTTCTTGATATATGCCCCAGCCATacagattaatattttttgtagCTTAAACATCACTTCAAATAAATATATGGACTTTTAAACAAAACTAAGTCTGTTTTCTAGGAAAGGTGGAAATGCAAATCAGTAACTGTCTTCTAGTCTCTTCTACTATGCAAAATTTTTACACCAGCAAAGCACATCAGGACAGGTATTACAAAGGGAAACACTGAATAATTGCAGAGCAGCTTTCACAATTTCTTTCAACAATCACAGTGACTGCTTAAATCACGGGAAAGAAAATATGACacctgaaagaaggaaaaagcatatGAATTTTCATGAGATAAACTTGTTTCTTCTACAAATGTGTAGCCTTGCAGCTCTTCTAGTCCTCAGCAGGAGACAATGACCGATCTCCCCAGCGGGAGTCTCTTGTGGACCCCGAGGGAAGTTACTAATGCCACAAATGGTTTCAGTGACAAGAGCAGGATTTGTGAAGGTACTTTTGCGGATGTCTACAAAGGTCAGAGGAACAACATGGTGTATGTCATCAAAAGATTGAAAGAGGCAAGTactccaccttttctttttctttgaagggGGTATGTTATTAGTATCTCTCGAGCATTAGCAGTCGTTTAATATTGTATTGCAAGGAACCAGAACAGCTACACAAGAGGAGAGGTAAAAAGGAAATGATGTAAAGTAAGTAAACCTAGATTCAGCAAACACATATGAGAGATATTTCACTCATGGGAGTAGTTTTATTAACTCTGTCCATGGGAGTAGCCTGCAATGTCGCTGCCTTGGCGATTGGATCAGAGGTGTCTTTACACTGGTTTTTGTTCTAATTTTCAATTAATTGTTGCCTTTGACACACAGTTGCCGTCAGTGATACTTGCCAATTTTCTAAAGTAGCTTGTCATCTAGAGACTAAAACATCTGTATAAATGCAATGTCTTAATAATTACTATTGACATTCTATTGCATGTTTTCACTTTTCAGGTGGAATGCACAAACCCAAATTCCACCCAGAGATTCTTTCACACAGAAGTACAGATTTGCTTTCGGTAAGTGGCTGGCTTTCCAACGCAACCCCTGTGTGCGCTGCATGCGGCCCGTTGCCCGTGTGTTTGGTTGAGGatgctgtgtcccccccaggcgCCGTGCTGGCCTGGGGACCGCCGGGTGTGGACGGGCTCTGCTGGAGCCCTGGGAAGCATCGTGCCTCCCGCGATGCTGCAGTTCCCCACTGAACAAAGGCAGCCGCTGGGGCGAGGAAGCCGTGCCTTCTGGAGCTTGGCAGCCCTCCTGCCGGGGCTGCGATGGGCTCCCCTCACGGCGAGGGGGGTTGCCCTTCTGCCACCCGGCTCTCGGCCATcctgtgctgccagctgcaggacaCAATTCCCAGTGGCCTTCCATTCAGGAATTCATCCCAGCTCAggaatgtatttttctgtgttgctcttatttcatttgcaaatcaTTGTTGATCTGTGCCTGCAGGTGTTGTCATGTCAAcattttgcagctgctgggtttcTCAGTAGAAACTGGATTGCACTGTCTGATATATCCATACCTGCCTAATGGATCACTGCAAAACCAGCTTCAGCCTCAAGTAAGCAAATAATCTGAGTCTGTTATCTACCTGTGATTGCAAGTCCTGTCCTGTTATTGTATGAAAGCCAATTATATCTCTCTGAATTCTGagaaacagtcaaaaaaaaaaaaaagtgcccaaaTACCTTGACCACAAGCACTAGAAAGGCTGCAGCTCTTCTCCAGTTTTTCTACTGCAAAGCACATCAGGTCAACAGGAATTTTCTGTGGGGCGGCCTTtagatttttaaagtaataagGAATCTGCAAAACATGCCTATTCATATTGTAACACTTCATTGGATTTGGGAACAGTTTGCTGTAGAATCCATCATCATATTCATTTGCACAATGAGCTACAAAGTTTTACAAGGGATTCAGAGGGAACAGATTGAGATGTTCTTACCTACAGAAAGAACACTTCCAGAGGAGATCACGAGgcagaaaaacatcagaaaagcAATCCACCAAAACCAGTGCTATGCCTCAATAATGGCCAGCACTTGATGCTTTGGACAAGCGTGATCCTTGCTGTGTCCTTATCTCACCTCCTCCCGTGGCAGGCAAAATGTGCAGCACAATATATAAGAATAGGTTCCTTCCTTAACCTAGAAATCATCAGTTTCTGTCTTGGACCAAACTTTTGATTCAGGTCAGAGTTTTGATTGGCACTACAACTAAGCCTTTGGTTTTCAAAACTACTAATgtcttactgggttttttttaccatttttttcctcacttcctTGCAGGCTGATTCTGCTCCACTGACCTGGGAGATGCGAATTAGCATCGCTGTACGACTCATCCGAGCTGTAGAGTATTTACATAATTTTGGAATTCTTCATGGGAATATCAAAAGGTGAGGGGTTTGGCATAGCAGCACTTCCTTGGGCACCTGTTAATTACAGGGTTTCTTTGTCAATAATGGCTCAAAGCTTATGCAATTTTGAAATCCACTTGTGGTATCTTTCTGCTGTCTCTTGTTCTATGGGTGTTTACCATTTTATGTTTCATCTGCCTCTCTTCTCTAAATGATGGAAGTATATTCTTTTGAAGTAGTTTTTGGAGTGCttgttctttccctctccctttctacCATTCTTTATCCTTTCATTCATAGCTGGAAACTTTCAGCACTTAACTTTAACTTAACTTTAAAAGTGTAAAACTTTAAATCTTTACCTCAAGTTAAAGTAAATACTTGACCGATATTGTTACTTGTCTTTCTTTATCACAGCTCAAATGTCTTGTTGGATGAAAACTTTACACCAAAGCTTGGACATTCAGGTCTGCGACTGTATTCTGTTGATAAAAAATCAGAATATGCTGTGATGAAAACCAAAGTCCTACAAGCTTCGCTTACTTATCTGCCAGAAGATTTTATCAGACATGGGCAGTTAACAGAAAAAGTTGATATATTCAGCTGTGGTGTGGTATGTTGCCTTTTTTCCATGTTCTGCTTCATTCTTTGGTGCTTCCGGACAGAAAATTGCATATAAGAGCATGTGCCGCATACAGTTGTTTTGCCAGAAATTTCATATCATAGTTGCTGACTATATAATGTGTTGAAATCCTGTTTTTAATTATGTTCACAGCCCAAATATACTTCAGTTTGTGGCAAAGTGAGGTGAATCTTTTGAACAACAGAAACAAAGTTGTTTCTTGTTGCAAAAAAATTATTACTGCcgatggtttttttaaaaaaaaaaagaacagcagaaagaCTGCACTTAGGTTCTCAGAATTCTTGCAATTTGCCACGTGAACTGCCACAAACATCACCTGCTAATTTGGAAGTTCGACTAAAATAATTGTTAGCCTATGATGTCTGCTGTCTCCAGGTGTTTCAATTTAAATAGGAAGTTACTCTGTTCAGTGTGATCCCTCATCTGGATTTAGAATGAGCTTCTTCTCACCCTTCGTTTCAACATATCTGTTGTACCTAACTATAAAATTTGGATTTGGCTCTGGAGGTAGATCTAAAGTGTCATAACGATTGCCCAGATCTGGCTTTGTTAAGCCATCTgaagtaaaaatataatttaaaaatgccCTGGCAGTTCAATATTTCTTTAGTTAcaaagctcattttaaaaaatggaattaatTCTGAACAAATTGTTTTATCTTTCAAATATACTTTCTAGGTCTTAGCAGAGATACTGACAGGGATTAAGGCACTGGATGAAGGAAGACAGCCTGTCTATCTGGTGAGCAAAAGCAGGAATAATGAATACCAGCGTGAGTGAATGGGGTTGCTGtcataaaatgaattttcatttataCAAGTGCAGTTTGTTATTTGCAGTCTGCTGCACACATCCTGAAGAAGGGATGTTGAAGCCTCATCCTGGTTCCATTAACACCAGTAGCCTACCTGCCTTTAACTCGAAGCAGAATATACATTCCCATTGCACATACCACACTCGTGAGTGCTGGCCTGATGATATTAGGAGATACTCCCGAATAATTGGTGTCTAAATACGTGCTTATTTCAGAGACAAGGCTTTGTGCTGAAATGCTGCTGCATGCTTTTTCTGTGCCAGAAAGAGGTGTTAGGAGCCAACCTGAATGGGGAAACCTGGGTAGGTGGTAACTGCAGTTCCTCCTCATCGTGTTTATCAGGTGTCGATGTATTGCACAACTGTCTGGAATTTATCCCCTGGCCCATTTGCCCGGGCTGGGATTAGGGCAACACAAACCACTTTCACAAGCAGCCGGCACTGGCCAGGATCACTGAATGCCATTACCACCATCTTCATGAAAACAGACTCCACCTCTGTTCCCCCTGGGGGGGAGCACTCCTTCCCTATGCCAGCTTGTTCCAGCCTTTGAGGGGAAAACGACAGTATTCTTAATTACTATTTCCAAGCAATTCAGCAATGCTCAAATGGGTTCAGAAAATAAAGGATCCTAGGTTTCTGATTTCTTTAACAAATGTTTGAAAAGTCCTGTGCGAGAATGCTGCTATATACAGCActgattatttttcattcctaTAAACGGGCATAAACTGAGAAGAGCTGGGTCTGCTTTAGTGAATTTGGCATTAGACACATGCAGAGAAAACCTttggccttttctctcctgtgaaAACAAACACTTCTGTCAGTTGCACAAATGGAGATTCTTAAAGCTTTTAGGTCTGTAAACCAGCCATTAAGGAGCAATAATAACAAATATATGGCAAGACTCATATTCTCCGTAATTCAGACAGAAATAAACGTTTGTGTTAATTTTGCTTTCGCTGATGTATCTCTTTCTTTTGAACAGAAAGATATGATTGCTGATGAAATTCAAACAGCGAAAGAAAGCTCTCACTCCAAAgtaaaaaattttgaaaagctgGCTGCCAAGGAAATATGCAGTAAATATCTAGACAGGAGAGCAGGACACTTGCTGGAAGAGGTTGCCATTGATTTTGCCTCAGCCATCTGCCTTTGTCTGAGAAAGAAGAACTCTAACATAGCAGAGGTAATAGTTTAAATACGTGACCAAGATTTTAGTCTCCTTGACAGCAGGTCATTCATGCCTTGCCTGTTTTTGAGAGTATTGACATAGGAGAACATGTGTAAGCAGGGCTACAGGAATTATTCTGCATTCACAGATTTTGTTGTTAAAAACAGGTGCTTGAAATTATGGAAATGGCTGAAAACAAATTAAGAGAGCATTACATCTGTGGAGGCAGCCTTTCTGGATTCTCCATGAATGCTCCAGAAGAAACTGATGATGAGACGATGAGTTTGAGCACGGATGTGCCTTCTGCGGGGGGGAATAAAGAGGGCAGCGCCCAGCCAGCCATCCTGATGAGTGCCGATCCACCCACAACTTCAGTAGCAGTTGTGTCACCCGACATTTACTGCGGACAAATGTCCCGGGTCCCTTGTGAATCAGATGAATCGAGCAGTTTTATATGGAATCCTTCAGAGAAATCTCCAGATGAGCTACCCAGCATCAGCTTTAAGGATTCAGAAACCGTGGCAGGCTCTGAGTGCAGGACGGGGCAGGTCCAGCCTGCAAAGGGCCTCCAGGAGAGGAGCGCAGCATGCGCCAAAGCTGACACATCCCAGGAGACGACATCCGCAGCATGGAGCACCTTCCCACACAGAAACCCAGACAGCGACTCTTCCTGTTCTGCACAAGGTAAATATAGATAAACCTGAAGGCTGCACGCAGAACATGCAAAAGCATACAATCTTCAAGCTGTTTGGGCAAAACTGCCCCGTTCCTGTTTGGATAACAGAAGGCTGTGTAAAAGGGCTCTAGAATTATAATAGCAGGGACAAATCACTCTCTGCTCCAGAATCACTTAGGTTCTTCTTCCTACTTATAACACATTTCAGTAAATCTTTTATTCTTGGTTATGATTTTACCAATAAATCTACAAAACGTTTTCTGGTTTTctatcagatttttttcctaagacagttttgttttgtttttaaatttattttctgttccttaggCAATAGATGGATTTTGTTCTCAatatttgggcttttttgtttttcagtcagaGAGACATCTTGGAAAATACAGATAAATGATCAAAAAAAGAAgctcatggaaaatattttgctgtatgAAGAAGACAAATTAAGCAGTTCTGAACTTTTTGAATCATAAATTGGATGGATTTATTAGCAGTGGCCATCTCAGAAGAAGAAATCGGGACTGTCTCTTCATTAGAAAGATGGTAAAAGTGTACCTTTCGTGTAAGGTTAAGTAGCAGATCTGGATCAGAAACATTGGCCCtgactgcagaaaacaaaagtgatcacagagaagaaacagaaaatacctgCTCTAAGGCAGATCACAGCATGATGCCACTCTGTAAACAGAAGtgccttcttccttttcatccGCAATGTAAAAAGGTATGGCAAACACAAACACTTGCCAAAATAATTTACGATCCTTTTGCAGTGTATTTCATAAAGCATCTACATATAACGTATGTCTTATTAAAAACGACAGTCCTAAAAGCAAGAGGACAAGCGCTGCTCAGCAGTGACACTGCCCTTTGCTGTTACCCCATCGCGTACAAGCAGACAGAAACCTTCAGAGAGACTGGAGGTTTCAGTTTTCAAATGGATCTGTCCTATTCCATATAATCTTAGTTCACACACTCAAAAACTGTATTACCAGAGAGGGGAATTTTTATGCAAGTTCTCATATGTATTCTACATGATGCAATCTCAGTTTGAATTGCACTGAACATAGTTGTAAGTAAGTAATTTAAGCCATGTTGGTCTACTCCATAAGCTGCTCTACTACGTATGACACCATTTGAGGTCTAACCTTTACGTTTCACTGTCAGGAGCTCTAAGACAGTGTTTAATACTTCATAAGACTATTtttggaagttatttttttctaagtgtcCTTTACGTGTTGTAAGGTTTCTCATTATGTTTCACATGGTAACTGTTGTATATTTTGGATTAGGgacaagattttaatttaaagtatCTTTAATTTTATAGGTCACTTGAAATtggatttgttgtatttattttggCAATGGGTTAAAGAATCGGTGCAAGATGAGCTAGTAAGGGCCCTGATCACGGAGCCACGCTCCCCACGtgttctcagagaggagtcggtGTGTGTCTCCCGGCTCACCCAGCATTAACAGCCTTGGGCTCAGCCTCGGGGAGCACTCCTaaaagaaaactaacagaaaCTTGTATGCTGTCATATTTATTATCAAGTGAAGGCCCCCTTAAGAAACTGTCACTTTTATTGTTATGACTATTTGTTATGTGTAATATTGCTAGCATATTCCACTTTTGCGCAGTCTAAGGAACTACAGGTTAATTACAAACAAGAAGAGCCACCTGAACACACAGCTCAGGTTCCAGACAGGTGTCTGCTGCCTCCTTCGCACAAGCAATAGGGCCTGATGTATGCAAATGGCTGAAATTCACAATAGAGTTCAgggaatattttggaaaaatacaaatttatacATAATTCTTTTCATTGGAATTGTGTAATGGTATAGTTTTCCTAGCTTTACATGAAGGTCTCTGAGTAAGGCCTCATATCTTCTGTATTTGTACAGTACCTGGTTCATTGTGGGTACTATTAGGAGCAAGTAAAAGTATTTTAACTAAAGAGCTGAGTATTAGAATCATCTACACATTTATCAATCAAATTTATTTCTACACTAAAAACTGGTGAAAACCCTTAATTAAAAGTGCCTTGGATACTGGCTATGTATTTGCCAGtgtcaggttttttattttaccAGAATCAAACCAAGAAAACATTGGTACCGACATAAGAAACATTGAGTGTATTCAGATTGGTCAACAGCTGCTTAATTATACATGAGATTTAATTGAGCTACTTTATGGTGCTGAAACTTTAACATTAATTGTTTTTCATGGGTATATTTTGGGAGATCCATGCTAAATACCTGGGTCTCCTCCAGGAGGACATGCACACGGGCACACCCCAGAGCTGAATGGAAACCAGAAGTTTTATAGATTGAGGAACAGAATTTAGACACAGTTCTGTTTCACACAAATGCTTTACAGGTTTTATTCTTCTGTAGTCACAAAAGGAAACTGTTATTCTTTGCCTTCTTCCATGTTCATTCTAAAATTTCCAGAGGTGATCTACATGGTCTCGTAGAGTTACACGGGTCTCTAATGTAACATAGACGAGACACTGCGTGGTCTTGCAATAATGGTACTCTACTACATCACTTGGCTATTCAGTATAAAGTATCTTTTAATCTCAACTTGGCAAATTTATACATTACTGTTTACTAATACCTTTGTgaataaaaaacctgaaaaaaatcccgTTTTTGTAGCCTGTTTTTTCATGACTTGTGGCACAGAAAAATGTGTCTCAATCCACCCTGTTCAGGTAAATTTGTGTTATTAGGGAAGCAGCTCAAGGTCTCTTTGCACACACTTAATCATTGGTAATCATTACTACAAACATGTTTATTCAGTCTTCGCTCACTGTTAAATAGctgattttttcctttgaggtGTCCCTAGAGAAAAATTTCACTCCAAAATGAATAATTACAAGAATTACTGAGATACAACTGACACCGTTGATATTGTTGTTTAGATGCACAATCTATAGTATCCTTTATCCTCCAGACACTGTAGCTCTTTGTCACAAATGAAGGacaactctgcttttttttttatccatgaaCCCCAGAATAAGAGCAgagaatataaattttaaaaaatacagctgttaTAGAACTGAAGAACTGCGCAAGTAAAACTCATTTGTAGATTAGCACCTCCCAAATGTGCTGTTAAAACCTAGAGGCTGAATATTATCCTATATTGTTGATTAATAGCAAGAACTATCAATTCATTCACACATTATTCTATTATTTCTTGTAtgtttaattttaataacatGCATAAATACAGCCATGGAAGTGTCACGTCTACTAGCAAAACCAGGCAGGCAGTTAAACACGTGGAGTGTGAAGACAGTGCGTTACACAGTTTTTGAAGTCACTAATTGCTAGGTAACAAACTAGCAGATTTTTCTGTAACCATTGACCGCATCCCATCTATCCTTTGTACTAGAACGTTTTTGTATGTAAAATGAAATGTCACGCTGTAAAATATACAGCTTCCAACACGTGctggtgttggggtttttccgGGCAGCAGTGAAATAGCTGCATTTCCTGCCGTTCGATGAACTGTATTTCCTGCTGCCGTCTCTTACGCAGTTGCCGCCGTTTGTTAAAGTCAACGGTAAATTTCCCTAAATTGAAGGACTGGCCTCGATCTTCAGGCGTTCCGGTAAAGCCAGCACAAGGACAACCCCACCATACGTGGCTGCGATCTGTACACGTTAAGTAGACTCTTTCTGTGCTTACAACTCggagttaaaaaattaaaataaccattCACGACAGGATTCCTACAGGATTCCTACATTCCTCCCCCGTCTCCATCGGGGAAGACGCCCACAGCTGCCTCCGCAAAGCTGCCGGCTCTTTGGAGCACCCCGCGGGACTGGGACCGCACTCCCGACGGACCGCAGCGTTCCCAACTGATACAAATACCTTTTTCTCTCTCGTTAAGCCCCCTAATTAACAAAGCCCGTCCCCCTGAGAGGCGGCTCCCTACAGAAGCCCACAAGAGAGCCGAGGCCGCTCCTCAAGGGCCTTCCCTGCGCTGCTCCACGCCCCTACAGCCGCGGGCAGGGCCCAGAGCGGCGGGCGCTGCGGGTCCCGCCGCCCACCCCACAAGGTGCTCCTGCCCACCCGGCTACCGCCGGCCCTTCCCGGAGCACTCGGAGCGCGGCGCACACGTCCCGGGCTGTGGCCCGTCGCGGCGGGGCTGAGAGGGGCAGCGCAGCCTTCCCGCGGTCCCGGCCCGGCACAGCACAGCCAATCGGCGCCAGCggcggctgggggctgcccaATCGGCGACAGGGATGGCCCCAAGGTCCCGCCTTTGGGGGCGGGGCTGTCTCCTGAGTGGCAGCCGCCCCACCGGCCCCTGAGGTACCGCGGGACGGGGTCTGCTCCAGCCTTGGCCCCCGCGGAGCGGGCAGCGGCTGCGAAGCCCTGGTGCTGCAGCCCCCGGGAGGCCCGGCCCGGCAGCGGGGTGTCCCTGGCGCCGGGGGTGAGCCGGTAGGCTCCT
This genomic window contains:
- the IRAK2 gene encoding interleukin-1 receptor-associated kinase-like 2, which codes for MPLMAAAGTGDSQERDFKAMPLQQPPPALKGGCPPALYIHSMPAWVLEDFCQKMDCLSDYDWMRFASYVITDQTELRKIKCMERTGISITRELMWWWGVRLATVQQLVDLLQGLQLYRAAQVILDWTSASNITNSEKEEKAEPPKQENISLTPTETKTKERENEISLLPSPDSSLLGVSPAVSGAVPEGALYSLPSPPPPPRDLLKSLQSNPPVSSSVKPCSSSSPQQETMTDLPSGSLLWTPREVTNATNGFSDKSRICEGTFADVYKGQRNNMVYVIKRLKEVECTNPNSTQRFFHTEVQICFRCCHVNILQLLGFSVETGLHCLIYPYLPNGSLQNQLQPQADSAPLTWEMRISIAVRLIRAVEYLHNFGILHGNIKSSNVLLDENFTPKLGHSGLRLYSVDKKSEYAVMKTKVLQASLTYLPEDFIRHGQLTEKVDIFSCGVVLAEILTGIKALDEGRQPVYLKDMIADEIQTAKESSHSKVKNFEKLAAKEICSKYLDRRAGHLLEEVAIDFASAICLCLRKKNSNIAEVLEIMEMAENKLREHYICGGSLSGFSMNAPEETDDETMSLSTDVPSAGGNKEGSAQPAILMSADPPTTSVAVVSPDIYCGQMSRVPCESDESSSFIWNPSEKSPDELPSISFKDSETVAGSECRTGQVQPAKGLQERSAACAKADTSQETTSAAWSTFPHRNPDSDSSCSAQVRETSWKIQINDQKKKLMENILLYEEDKLSSSELFES